The Nitrospira sp. genome includes the window TCTGCCCGTGAACCGGCGTCCTCAGCTGCGCCTGAGGCGGCCGCCAGCTGAGCAACTCGACATCCTCGGCTCCCAGATAGACCGGTGCCGGATGGGACTGGAGAATCTGTTCGATGCCATCGGCATGATCCGTATGGCCGTGCGTCAAACAAATCCCGACCAGCCGAAGACGATGCGTAGACAAAGACTCGATCATCGCCGGCGCATTGTAGGCCATATCGATCAGCAGCGCCTCGCCTCCGTCATGGAGAATGTAACCCTGTACCCCGTAGCCGTTGATCGATCCTTGAATCGTCTTGAGCCAGGCTGGCGATGACTGGACAACCGGCACCCATTGCTCGATCGCTATCTGCGCGAGCGGTTCGTCCCGCAAGCCTAAGGCCAGGGCCAACGCCCGCACTTCCGTGCGATCACGCGGGCGATCCCCGCGCTCCAGCGCCGTGATATCGCCACCCGGCAAACCCGTCATCTTCGCCAGATCAACCACCGATATTCCCTGGCCGATGCGGGACTTTTTCAGAATGTCACAGAGTTCATCTTCCAACGGCATGTCGAATTCTCACTCCGTCTACAGACTTTCTCACCCAATTCTTCTCAAGGCCGGTGGTGGGGAGCGTTCTTACGGCCCGCATGCACCGAGCACCGCCCGTTCTAGCCTAGCGTCGCATCTTGCATGCGCGGGGCGCGGGCAAGAGAACGCTCCCCACCACCGGCCACTCCCGCTTCATCCCTCCGGGGAGAGCTTGATCTCTTTCACTTCTCCGAAGGTCGAGAGCACTTTCGGCAGCATGTCGCCGGAACCGACGGCGATGATCTTCAATCGGTCTGGGTGCAGATGCTTCTTCGCCGCTGCCAGCACGTCTTCCTTGGTCAGCTTGACCACTTTCTCCCGTACCTGCTGAAGAAAGTCCTTGGGCAATCCGTCGTTCTCCAGCTCCACGAGCCGGCTGACGATCGCCGAGGGGCTGCTGAACGAAAACACGAACGAATTCACATAAGCTTCTTTCGCCTCGGCCAGCTCCTGGTCCGTGACCAGTTCCGTCCGCATCCGTTCGATATTGGCGATGAACCGGCTCAC containing:
- a CDS encoding MBL fold metallo-hydrolase; this encodes MPLEDELCDILKKSRIGQGISVVDLAKMTGLPGGDITALERGDRPRDRTEVRALALALGLRDEPLAQIAIEQWVPVVQSSPAWLKTIQGSINGYGVQGYILHDGGEALLIDMAYNAPAMIESLSTHRLRLVGICLTHGHTDHADGIEQILQSHPAPVYLGAEDVELLSWRPPQAQLRTPVHGQTIAVGRLAVQCLMTPGHTPGGICYRVDDAQMPVCFVGDTLFAGSIGRSNPSTLYRIHLASVRATVLGLPPEYRLLPGHGPATTVEEELAHNPFYASA